A portion of the Cryptomeria japonica chromosome 5, Sugi_1.0, whole genome shotgun sequence genome contains these proteins:
- the LOC131064089 gene encoding antimicrobial peptide 1-like, producing the protein MNCEVMKKTSVYKYIGAFMLVWLLFGKANCSDSAIIIFQEPGCPTGGVSMVEGCGCFSVPSDYHGGFIFISQGNDIAFYTDDGCNGDPDTRFSNDEKECNPFVWRSYFIFCS; encoded by the coding sequence ATGAATTGTGAAGTTATGAAGAAAACCAGTGTTTACAAGTACATTGGAGCCTTTATGTTGGTATGGCTCTTGTTTGGAAAAGCTAATTGTTCGGATAGTGCTATTATTATATTTCAAGAGCCTGGATGTCCTACAGGTGGTGTTTCGATGGTCGAAGGGTGTGGGTGTTTTTCTGTACCCAGCGATTACCATGGAGGATTTATTTTTATTTCCCAAGGAAACGATATCGCTTTTTATACTGATGATGGGTGTAACGGCGATCCAGATACTCGGTTTTCTAACGATGAAAAAGAATGCAACCCTTTTGTCTGGAGAAGCTATTTCATTTTCTGCTCATAA